One genomic region from Salvia hispanica cultivar TCC Black 2014 chromosome 2, UniMelb_Shisp_WGS_1.0, whole genome shotgun sequence encodes:
- the LOC125205723 gene encoding uncharacterized protein LOC125205723 isoform X3 codes for MAISRRLLALLVAVFCTIWLGESSSDTNRVFSPCGDAAVQKSDGFTFGIAFAARNSFFNTSVQLSPCDRRLGLSSSAQLAVFRPKVDEISLLTVNTSSFLPDSVGGYMVAFAGRKYAARSIPAFVANTSYIVTSFTLVHEFKKGRLQNLYWKRDGCASCSGKSNFVCLNNQDCAIRTNSCKNRGGAVDCSIGIQVAFSGTDKHESVFNSWYEVKNLRQYSLFGLYSNLRDSLTSQYNSFF; via the exons ATGGCGATTTCCAGGCGATTGCTTGCTTTGCTCGTAGCTGTATTCTGCACAATCTGGTTGGGCGAATCGAGTAGCGACACGAACCGCGTGTTCTCACCGTGCGGCGATGCGGCGGTGCAGAAATCCGATGGTTTCACCTTCGGAATCGCCTTCGCCGCCAGAAACTCCTTCTTCAACACCTCCGTCCAGTTGTCTCCCTGCGACCGCCGCCTCGGGCTTTCCTCCAGCGCTCAGCTCGCGGTTTTCCGCCCTAAAGTCGACGAGATCTCGCTCCTCACAGTCAACACCTCCAGCTTCTTACCG GATTCTGTAGGAGGTTATATGGTAGCATTTGCTGGCCGGAAGTATGCTGCAAGGTCCATTCCTGCCTTTGTTGCGAATACTTCATATATCGTGACCAGTTTCACTCTG GTTCACGAATTTAAAAAGGGGAGGCTTCAAAACTTATACTGGAAAAGAGATGGCTGCGCTTCATGCTCAGGAAAATCGAACTTCGTCTGCCTCAACAATCAAGACTGTGCCATCAGAACTAACAGCTGCAAGAACAGAGGGGGAGCTGTAGATTGCAGCATCGGGATTCAAGTGGCGTTCTCTGGCACAGACAAGCACGAATCAGTTTTCAACTCGTGGTATGAGGTTAAGAACCTCCGTCAATATTCTCTGTTCGGCCTCTATTCCAATCTCAGGGACTCTCTCACTAGTCAGTACAACAGTTTCTTCTAA
- the LOC125205723 gene encoding uncharacterized protein LOC125205723 isoform X2: MYVPSIKDEKETKRKEEKFWRLLALLVAVFCTIWLGESSSDTNRVFSPCGDAAVQKSDGFTFGIAFAARNSFFNTSVQLSPCDRRLGLSSSAQLAVFRPKVDEISLLTVNTSSFLPDSVGGYMVAFAGRKYAARSIPAFVANTSYIVTSFTLVHEFKKGRLQNLYWKRDGCASCSGKSNFVCLNNQDCAIRTNSCKNRGGAVDCSIGIQVAFSGTDKHESVFNSWYEVKNLRQYSLFGLYSNLRDSLTSQYNSFF; encoded by the exons GCGATTGCTTGCTTTGCTCGTAGCTGTATTCTGCACAATCTGGTTGGGCGAATCGAGTAGCGACACGAACCGCGTGTTCTCACCGTGCGGCGATGCGGCGGTGCAGAAATCCGATGGTTTCACCTTCGGAATCGCCTTCGCCGCCAGAAACTCCTTCTTCAACACCTCCGTCCAGTTGTCTCCCTGCGACCGCCGCCTCGGGCTTTCCTCCAGCGCTCAGCTCGCGGTTTTCCGCCCTAAAGTCGACGAGATCTCGCTCCTCACAGTCAACACCTCCAGCTTCTTACCG GATTCTGTAGGAGGTTATATGGTAGCATTTGCTGGCCGGAAGTATGCTGCAAGGTCCATTCCTGCCTTTGTTGCGAATACTTCATATATCGTGACCAGTTTCACTCTG GTTCACGAATTTAAAAAGGGGAGGCTTCAAAACTTATACTGGAAAAGAGATGGCTGCGCTTCATGCTCAGGAAAATCGAACTTCGTCTGCCTCAACAATCAAGACTGTGCCATCAGAACTAACAGCTGCAAGAACAGAGGGGGAGCTGTAGATTGCAGCATCGGGATTCAAGTGGCGTTCTCTGGCACAGACAAGCACGAATCAGTTTTCAACTCGTGGTATGAGGTTAAGAACCTCCGTCAATATTCTCTGTTCGGCCTCTATTCCAATCTCAGGGACTCTCTCACTAGTCAGTACAACAGTTTCTTCTAA
- the LOC125206186 gene encoding uncharacterized protein LOC125206186, whose protein sequence is MPNNLHSGGVPKSKLKRKTPSELRGELLKKKNLLEGSYDIGTSIGSMRNADGAVPESNKSDPLKAVRLRTLDEHFPVTKSSRLFCRKEILKENIPSKCVGFIKNSSLTSDSKDKHEVQNSCFEGTVASEDGNDTSRQINNSSDKCVTNTFKSVRDLSFGGGMIYNSTLVDMGRALKGLVSCEPHAASAPLAQPMHRSGNIVQQRLSEIHIPGQKSPLDLTLKTSMRVLSSSSVNWFHRLSNCATLDVMGLFSHERFQGQNMTLAHPTCTSQIVRFGVFHSWVHPQSSLPHVVISTLTSAVAVCTVHFVAMFTISDGPNKTKHPCYAYVSQSTRSLRSLLKEHDASFSMPLCHSKVEEVTAEDLVALSEIERNNLGKPLESGSAYISSYSLIQGFLLLEDQNFQSSLSLYTPLSGTDVPVLYSPVLFENASLCASEVRRVVKDSNMYSEAMRSSSPGICYSIEIRDAYIPPWVISGVCDTLRSNGGDFQASFVTESTSIGLNVGLDTATNQPPQQAETGSGQSHFVFDASIETSKFRRDHFTFFSVLT, encoded by the exons ATGCCTAATAATCTTCACTCTGGAGGAGTTCCCAAGAGTAAATTGAAGCGGAAAACTCCCTCGGAGTTGAGG GGGGAACTActgaagaaaaagaatttaCTGGAGGGCTCATATGATATCGGAACTTCTATTGGTTCCATGAG GAATGCTGATGGAGCAGTTCCTGAGAGCAACAAATCTGATCCATTAAAAGCGGTGCGATTGAGAACGTTGGATGAACACTTTCCCGTCACTAAATCGAGTAGGCTTTTTTGCAGAAAGGAAATTCTCAag GAAAATATTCCTAGCAAGTGTGTTGGCTTCATTAAGAATTCAAGTCTCACTTCAGATTCAAAAGATAAACATGAAGTACAGAACTCATG TTTTGAGGGCACTGTTGCTTCAGAAGATGGCAATGACACTTCAAGACAAATTAACAACTCGTCTGACAAATGTGTTACTAATACTTTTAAGAGTGTTCGAGATTTATCCTTTGGGGGTGGAATGATATACAACTCCACATTAGTAGACATG GGTAGAGCTCTAAAAGGACTTGTTTCATGTGAACCTCATGCGGCTTCTGCTCCACTTGCGCAGCCTATGCATAGATCAGGGAATATTGTGCAGCAACGCCTTTCAGAAATCCATATACCTGGGCAGAAAAGTCCCCTTGATTTGACACTAAAAACTAGTATGCGTGTGCTGTCATCATCATCTGTTAATTG GTTTCATAGGTTAAGTAATTGTGCCACTTTAGATGTCATGGGTTTATTTTCACATGAGCGTTTCCAAGGCCAAAATATGACCTTGGCACACCCTACCTGCACCAGCCAAATCGTAAGGTTTGGGGTATTTCATTCTTGGGTGCACCCCCAATCCAGTCTACCCCATGTAGTTATATCAACATTGACATCTGCAGTAGCAG TGTGCACAGTGCACTTTGTAGCTATGTTTACCATATCTGATGGCCCAAACAAAACTAAGCATCCTTGCTATGCCTATGTGTCACAATCAACGAGAAGTCTGAGGTCACTTCTGAAAGAGCAT GATGCTTCATTTTCTATGCCTCTTTGCCACTCTAAAGTGGAGGAAGTCACTGCAGAAGACCTAGTTGCACTTTCTGAAATTGAAAGAAACAACCTTGGAAAG CCGTTAGAATCTGGCAGTGCTTATATTTCCAGTTACAGTCTGATCCAAGGTTTCTTGCTTTTAGAAGATCAGAATTTTCAGTCATCTCT ATCCCTTTACACCCCTTTAAGTGGTACTGATGTACCTGTTCTATATTCCCCAGTTCTTTTTGAAAACGCTTCACTCTGTGCTTCTGAG GTTAGAAGGGTGGTAAAGGACTCTAATATGTATAGTGAAGCCATGAGAAGTTCATCTCCAGGCATTTGCTATAGTATTGAAATTAGGGATGCATATATTCCGCCTTGGGTAATTTCTGGAGTTTGCGATACTTTGCGCTCAAATGGGGGTGACTTTCAAGCCAG TTTCGTGACAGAGTCCACATCTATTGGCTTGAACGTTGGTCTAGACACAGCGACTAACCAACCTCCCCAGCAAGCCGAGACAG GTTCTGGTCAATCACATTTTGTTTTCGATGCCTCAATAGAGACATCTAAGTTTCGCAGAGATCACTTCACTTTTTTCAGTGTTTTAACCTAA
- the LOC125208510 gene encoding myosin-binding protein 7-like, producing the protein MESGEIKWCDRDFNCNDPSMMEKRKCNELEEETCLSTQGVIVTQNARVELGNECTALREMVISQQQTIEDLISELEEERNAASTAANEALSMILRLQKDKAEIQMELRQFKRFAEEKMAHDQQETLGLEDMLYKREEAIQSLSCEIEAYRHKMMSYGLSETEVDGVVQAMTRNFSMIEDIEGQFDYVNEMYPPLRCNLNESQTYPNGDDEMPDIEKYAFGENPHSSDQLKDLECRINQLEKSPRAIYPDGEPVNSKNVLEKVIVGHSPRAMSARNGPQSPFAMAKEKGPEFSRYYSPRFANSFKKSVFSYIEENPRKADYASEYGDESCDRVCTIDSVQQGPFNNRAMSCNASFAGGDKYMGTLKELNISSSRDLEIQKLYARLHALEADRESMRQAIISMGTEKAQVVLLKEIAQNLCKEMSPKHTPLRKQLETRKISFMSIFKWIVPIFSWRKRGRRARYMFGLSANNIGMLVLLDRSPRVGLWRHHFITNSQN; encoded by the exons ATGGAGTCTGGGGAGATAAAATGGTGTGACCGCGACTTCAATTGCAACGATCCTTCGATGATGGAGAAGCGAAAATGTAATGAGCTTGAGGAAGAAACCTGCCTCTCCACCCAAGGGGTTATCGTGACACAAAATGCCCGTGTAGAGCTAGGAAATGAGTGTACAGCACTCCGTGAGATGGTGATCAGCCAGCAGCAGACCATTGAGGACCTAATTTCTGAGTTGGAGGAGGAGAGGAATGCTGCGTCCACGGCTGCCAATGAAGCTCTCTCGATGATCCTGAGGCTTCAGAAGGATAAAGCAGAGATTCAGATGGAATTAAGGCAGTTCAAGAGGTTTGCAGAAGAGAAAATGGCTCATGATCAGCAAGAGACGTTGGGATTGGAGGATATGTTGTATAAGAGAGAGGAGGCCATACAGTCACTTTCATGTGAGATTGAGGCTTATAGACACAAGATGATGAGTTATGGGCTCTCAGAGACTGAAGTTGATGGAGTCGTCCAGGCTATGACCCGGAATTTCAGCATGATTGAGGACATCGAAGGTCAATTTGACTATGTAAATGAGATGTACCCTCCTCTCCGGTGCAATTTGAATGAATCACAAACCTATCCAAATGGTGATGATGAAATGCCTGATATTGAGAAATATGCATTTGGGGAAAATCCACATTCAAGTGACCAATTGAAAGATTTGGAGTGTCGAATCAATCAATTGGAGAAAAGTCCAAGAGCCATTTATCCTGATGGGGAACCAGTTAATTCAAAGAATGTGCTTGAAAAAGTAATCGTTGGCCATTCTCCAAGAGCTATGAGCGCAAGGAATGGCCCACAGTCGCCTTTTGCAATGGCTAAAGAAAAAGGCCCAGAGTTTTCCAGGTATTATTCTCCAAGGTTTGCCAACAGCTTCAAGAAATCTGTATTTTCCTATATTGAGGAGAATCCTAGGAAGGCAGATTATGCATCAGAATATGGAGATGAATCGTGCGACAGAGTCTGCACAATTGATTCTGTTCAACAGGGACCTTTCAATAATCGAGCAATGAGTTGCAATGCTTCTTTTGCTGGTGGTGATAAATATATGGGAACTCTGAAGGAGTTGAATATTTCCAGTTCTAGAGACCTTGAGATTCAAAAGTTATATGCAAGACTTCATGCTCTTGAGGCTGATAGAGAGTCTATGAGACAAGCCATTATCTCCATGGGGACTGAGAAAGCACAAGTAGTACTGTTGAAGGAGATAGCACAGAACTTGTGCAAAGAAATGTCTCCAAAGCATACGCCCTTGAGGAAGCAATTGGAGACTAGGAAAATTTCCTTCATGTCAATATTCAAG TGGATTGTTCCTATTTTTAGCTGGAGGAAAAGAGGCCGAAGAGCCAG GTATATGTTCGGTTTATCAGCCAACAACATTGGCATGCTAGTGCTTTTAGACCGAAGTCCTCGTGTGGGGTTATGGAGGCATCATTTCATTACAAATTCGCAAAACTAA
- the LOC125206185 gene encoding uncharacterized protein LOC125206185 has product MEQQRVNQYLSTNMKNNIVQHLLKNSEGGVLRKGAVYEAAEAFGVNRKTISRLWKAATAMMENGEPAHMVGKVKGYKRGEKTTVDEERVRTLSVLERSTYRVMAPKLGVSKMTICRWVKEGQLKPHTSAVKPHLTEVNKLARLKWCLSQLQPNISSAGKVAYNEMRNVVHIDEKWFYLTKSADRYYLLPDEEEPHRSCKSKRFITKVMWCAVSRPHFGPNGETLFDGKLGIFPFTEILPAKRSSKNRPRGTLETKPIPAVTQEMTREWLITKIIPAIHSKWPTSACKEIYIQQDNAKPHISTTDPQFEEAANSNGFKIQLICQPPNSPDTNILDLSFFRAIQSLKDKKPCNNVDELLQNVREAYEELTPQTLNKVFLTLQSVLTEILEVKGGNNYKIPHMNKDRLERIGALPNVLEVEERVVRDVLEYLALPQNNDGSSYDIGALATAFGY; this is encoded by the exons ATGGAGCAGCAGCGGGTGAATCAATACTTGAGCACCAACATGAAGAACAATATTGTGCAGCATCTACTCAAGAACAGCGAAGGTGGTGTTCTTCGAAAAGGAGCAGTGTATGAGGCAGCCGAAGCTTTTGGTGTCAATAGGAAGACCATTTCCAGACTTTGGAAGGCAGCCACAGCGATGATGGAGAATGGAGAACCTGCACACATGGTTGGAAAAGTTAAAGGCTACAAACGTGGAGAAAAGACAACAGTTGACGAAGAAAGGGTTAGAACACTATCTGTTCTTGAAAGATCCACCTATAGGGTGATGGCACCAAAGCTTGGAGTTAGCAAAATGACAATTTGTAGGTGGGTAAAGGAGGGACAACTTAAGCCCCATACTAGTGCAGTTAAGCCACATTTAACTGAGGTAAATAAGTTGGCAAGACTGAAATGGTGCCTCAGTCAGCTTCAGCCAAACATTAGTAGTGCAGGTAAGGTTGCATATAATGAAATGCGCAATGTAGTTCACATAGATGAAAAGTGGTTCTACTTGACAAAAAGTGCAGATAGGTACTACCTCTTGCCCGATGAGGAAGAGCCACATAGATCATGCAAATCAAAGAGATTCATAACCAAAGTCATGTGGTGTGCTGTTAGCAGGCCACATTTTGGCCCAAATGGGGAAACACTTTTTGATGGCAAGTTAGGCATTTTTCCTTTCACAGAAATTCTACCAGCAAAGAGGAGTTCCAAGAACAGACCAAGAGGTACATTAGAGACAAAGCCCATTCCAGCAGTGACACAAGAAATGACAAGGGAGTGGCTCATCACCAAG ATTATACCAGCCATTCATTCCAAATGGCCCACAAGTGCATGTAAAGAGATTTACATTCAACAAGATAATGCAAAACCACACATAAGCACGACTGATCCACAGTTTGAAGAAGCTGCCAACTCAAATGGATTCAAAATCCAATTGATTTGTCAGCCACCTAATTCCCCAGACACAAACATATTGGATCTTAGTTTTTTTAGGGCTATTCAATCATTGAAGGATAAGAAACCATGCAACAATGTGGATGAATTGTTGCAGAATGTGAGGGAGGCTTATGAAGAGTTGACACCGCAGACACTTAACAAAGTATTCCTCACATTACAAAGTGTGCTCACAGAGATCCTGGAGGTGAAAGGTGGGAACAATTACAAAATACCCCACATGAACAAGGATAGGCTGGAAAGAATCGGGGCTTTACCCAATGTGCTGGAGGTGGAAGAAAGGGTGGTGAGGGATGTGTTGGAGTACCTAGCACTGCCTCAGAATAATGATGGTTCTTCCTATGACATTGGGGCTCTGGCCACTGCATTTGGCTACTAG
- the LOC125205723 gene encoding uncharacterized protein LOC125205723 isoform X1: MKKKRREKKKSFAHLIELNRFPDSNMAISRRLLALLVAVFCTIWLGESSSDTNRVFSPCGDAAVQKSDGFTFGIAFAARNSFFNTSVQLSPCDRRLGLSSSAQLAVFRPKVDEISLLTVNTSSFLPDSVGGYMVAFAGRKYAARSIPAFVANTSYIVTSFTLVHEFKKGRLQNLYWKRDGCASCSGKSNFVCLNNQDCAIRTNSCKNRGGAVDCSIGIQVAFSGTDKHESVFNSWYEVKNLRQYSLFGLYSNLRDSLTSQYNSFF, encoded by the exons CTCACCTAATAGAGTTGAATCGCTTCCCCGATTCGAACATGGCGATTTCCAGGCGATTGCTTGCTTTGCTCGTAGCTGTATTCTGCACAATCTGGTTGGGCGAATCGAGTAGCGACACGAACCGCGTGTTCTCACCGTGCGGCGATGCGGCGGTGCAGAAATCCGATGGTTTCACCTTCGGAATCGCCTTCGCCGCCAGAAACTCCTTCTTCAACACCTCCGTCCAGTTGTCTCCCTGCGACCGCCGCCTCGGGCTTTCCTCCAGCGCTCAGCTCGCGGTTTTCCGCCCTAAAGTCGACGAGATCTCGCTCCTCACAGTCAACACCTCCAGCTTCTTACCG GATTCTGTAGGAGGTTATATGGTAGCATTTGCTGGCCGGAAGTATGCTGCAAGGTCCATTCCTGCCTTTGTTGCGAATACTTCATATATCGTGACCAGTTTCACTCTG GTTCACGAATTTAAAAAGGGGAGGCTTCAAAACTTATACTGGAAAAGAGATGGCTGCGCTTCATGCTCAGGAAAATCGAACTTCGTCTGCCTCAACAATCAAGACTGTGCCATCAGAACTAACAGCTGCAAGAACAGAGGGGGAGCTGTAGATTGCAGCATCGGGATTCAAGTGGCGTTCTCTGGCACAGACAAGCACGAATCAGTTTTCAACTCGTGGTATGAGGTTAAGAACCTCCGTCAATATTCTCTGTTCGGCCTCTATTCCAATCTCAGGGACTCTCTCACTAGTCAGTACAACAGTTTCTTCTAA
- the LOC125207157 gene encoding calcium-dependent protein kinase 20-like isoform X2, with the protein MGNTCAGPNTEGKNGFFQSMTAAVWKPKQGGLPAPDQDSVGSSNKKENSVNSDSAVQSTPPTQMVIAPQEPKKPETQPPKPETTNTNDTNNTNKQGDAAKQQNKPTHIKRVSSAGLKMESVLQRKTENMKEKFTLGRKLGQGQFGTTFLCIEKGTNKEFACKTIAKRKLTTPEDVEDVRREIQIMHHLAGHPNVISIVGSFEDAVAVHVVMELCSGGELFDRIIQRGHYTERKAAELARIIVGVVQACHSLGVMHRDLKPENFLFVNQQEESPLKTIDFGLSAFFKPGETFIDVVGSPYYVAPEVLRKHYGQECDVWSAGVIIYILLCGVPPFWDESEQGIFEQVLKGELDFVSEPWPSISESAKDLVRKMLVRDPKKRLTAHQVLCHPWVQVGGVAPDKPLDSAVLSRLKQFSAMNKIKKIAIRVIAESLSEEEIAGLKEMFKMIDVDNSGHITLEELKKGLSRVGAHLKDSEIENLMQAADFDNSGTIDYREFVAAMLHLNKVQKEDHVYAAFSYFDKDGSGYITRDELQQVCEQFGIEDVHLDDIIREVDKDNDGRIDYSEFVAMMQDSSFGSKVIQSSISLGLKGS; encoded by the exons ATGGGGAATACATGCGCAGGTCCAAACACAGAGGGGAAGAATGGATTCTTCCAATCCATGACCGCCGCCGTCTGGAAGCCTAAGCAGGGCGGCCTTCCGGCGCCGGATCAGGACTCCGTCGGCAGCAgtaataaaaaggaaaactcCGTCAATTCTGACTCCGCTGTCCAGAGCACCCCTCCCACGCAGATGGTCATCGCTCCTCAGGAGCCTAAGAAACCCGAAACTCAGCCGCCAAAGCCAGAAACAACCAACACCAATGATACTAATAATACTAACAAGCAAGGCGATGCAGCGAAGCAGCAGAACAAGCCTACACACATAAAGAGAGTGTCCAGTGCAGGACTGAAGATGGAGTCTGTTCTGCAGCGGAAAACGGAGAATATGAAGGAGAAGTTTACTCTCGGGAGGAAGCTAGGCCAAGGCCAGTTTGGGACCACCTTCCTTTGCATCGAGAAGGGGACGAACAAGGAGTTTGCTTGCAAAACCATTGCTAAGAGGAAGCTGACGACTCCCGAGGATGTGGAGGATGTGAGGAGGGAGATTCAAATCATGCACCATTTGGCAGGGCATCCCAATGTGATCTCGATTGTGGGGTCTTTTGAGGATGCTGTGGCAGTTCATGTTGTCATGGAGCTTTGCTCTGGCGGGGAGCTCTTCGATAGGATTATTCAAAGGGGGCACTACACCGAGAGGAAGGCGGCTGAGCTTGCTAGGATAATAGTTGGTGTGGTGCAAGCTTGCCATTCTCTTGGAGTTATGCATAGAGACTTGAAACCTGAGAATTTCCTCTTTGTTAATCAGCAGGAGGAGTCGCCGCTTAAAACCATTGATTTTGGCCTCTCTGCTTTCTTCAAGCCAG GGGAAACATTCATTGATGTTGTCGGAAGCCCTTACTACGTTGCCCCAGAGGTACTAAGGAAGCATTATGGCCAAGAATGTGATGTTTGGAGTGCGGGAGTTATCATCTACATATTGCTATGTGGAGTTCCACCATTTTGGGATG AATCGGAACAGGGAATTTTCGAGCAGGTTTTGAAAGGTGAACTTGACTTTGTTTCCGAACCCTGGCCTAGCATATCTGAAAGTGCAAAAGATCTTGTCCGGAAAATGCTTGTACGAGACCCAAAGAAGAGGCTCACAGCTCATCAAGTTCTTT GCCATCCATGGGTACAAGTCGGGGGCGTTGCTCCTGATAAGCCTCTTGATTCTGCTGTTCTAAGTCGTCTGAAGCAATTCTCTGCGATGAACAAGATCAAGAAGATTGCCATCAGA GTTATTGCCGAGAGCCTATCTGAGGAGGAAATTGCAGGACTAAAGGAAATGTTTAAAATGATCGACGTAGATAATAGTGGACACATCACCCTTGAAGAACTCAAGAAAGGGTTATCAAGAGTTGGAGCCCACCTCAAAGACTCAGAAATAGAGAATCTTATGCAAGCT GCTGATTTCGACAACAGTGGCACGATAGACTATCGGGAGTTTGTGGCAGCAATGTTGCACCTAAACAAGGTGCAGAAAGAGGATCATGTATACGCGGCCTTTTCGTATTTCGACAAAGATGGCAGTGGCTACATCACAAGGGATGAGCTCCAGCAGGTCTGCGAGCAATTCGGAATAGAAGATGTCCACTTGGACGACATCATCCGGGAAGTCGACAAAGACAAC gaTGGGCGCATAGACTACAGCGAGTTCGTGGCGATGATGCAGGACAGCAGTTTTGGGAGCAAGGTAATACAGAGTAGCATAAGCTTGGGATTGAAGGgttcttag
- the LOC125207157 gene encoding calcium-dependent protein kinase 20-like isoform X1, whose amino-acid sequence MGNTCAGPNTEGKNGFFQSMTAAVWKPKQGGLPAPDQDSVGSSNKKENSVNSDSDSVGSSNKKENSVNSDSAVQSTPPTQMVIAPQEPKKPETQPPKPETTNTNDTNNTNKQGDAAKQQNKPTHIKRVSSAGLKMESVLQRKTENMKEKFTLGRKLGQGQFGTTFLCIEKGTNKEFACKTIAKRKLTTPEDVEDVRREIQIMHHLAGHPNVISIVGSFEDAVAVHVVMELCSGGELFDRIIQRGHYTERKAAELARIIVGVVQACHSLGVMHRDLKPENFLFVNQQEESPLKTIDFGLSAFFKPGETFIDVVGSPYYVAPEVLRKHYGQECDVWSAGVIIYILLCGVPPFWDESEQGIFEQVLKGELDFVSEPWPSISESAKDLVRKMLVRDPKKRLTAHQVLCHPWVQVGGVAPDKPLDSAVLSRLKQFSAMNKIKKIAIRVIAESLSEEEIAGLKEMFKMIDVDNSGHITLEELKKGLSRVGAHLKDSEIENLMQAADFDNSGTIDYREFVAAMLHLNKVQKEDHVYAAFSYFDKDGSGYITRDELQQVCEQFGIEDVHLDDIIREVDKDNDGRIDYSEFVAMMQDSSFGSKVIQSSISLGLKGS is encoded by the exons ATGGGGAATACATGCGCAGGTCCAAACACAGAGGGGAAGAATGGATTCTTCCAATCCATGACCGCCGCCGTCTGGAAGCCTAAGCAGGGCGGCCTTCCGGCGCCGGATCAGGACTCCGTCGGCAGCAgtaataaaaaggaaaactcCGTCAATTCTGACTCC GACTCCGTCGGCAGCAgtaataaaaaggaaaactcCGTCAATTCTGACTCCGCTGTCCAGAGCACCCCTCCCACGCAGATGGTCATCGCTCCTCAGGAGCCTAAGAAACCCGAAACTCAGCCGCCAAAGCCAGAAACAACCAACACCAATGATACTAATAATACTAACAAGCAAGGCGATGCAGCGAAGCAGCAGAACAAGCCTACACACATAAAGAGAGTGTCCAGTGCAGGACTGAAGATGGAGTCTGTTCTGCAGCGGAAAACGGAGAATATGAAGGAGAAGTTTACTCTCGGGAGGAAGCTAGGCCAAGGCCAGTTTGGGACCACCTTCCTTTGCATCGAGAAGGGGACGAACAAGGAGTTTGCTTGCAAAACCATTGCTAAGAGGAAGCTGACGACTCCCGAGGATGTGGAGGATGTGAGGAGGGAGATTCAAATCATGCACCATTTGGCAGGGCATCCCAATGTGATCTCGATTGTGGGGTCTTTTGAGGATGCTGTGGCAGTTCATGTTGTCATGGAGCTTTGCTCTGGCGGGGAGCTCTTCGATAGGATTATTCAAAGGGGGCACTACACCGAGAGGAAGGCGGCTGAGCTTGCTAGGATAATAGTTGGTGTGGTGCAAGCTTGCCATTCTCTTGGAGTTATGCATAGAGACTTGAAACCTGAGAATTTCCTCTTTGTTAATCAGCAGGAGGAGTCGCCGCTTAAAACCATTGATTTTGGCCTCTCTGCTTTCTTCAAGCCAG GGGAAACATTCATTGATGTTGTCGGAAGCCCTTACTACGTTGCCCCAGAGGTACTAAGGAAGCATTATGGCCAAGAATGTGATGTTTGGAGTGCGGGAGTTATCATCTACATATTGCTATGTGGAGTTCCACCATTTTGGGATG AATCGGAACAGGGAATTTTCGAGCAGGTTTTGAAAGGTGAACTTGACTTTGTTTCCGAACCCTGGCCTAGCATATCTGAAAGTGCAAAAGATCTTGTCCGGAAAATGCTTGTACGAGACCCAAAGAAGAGGCTCACAGCTCATCAAGTTCTTT GCCATCCATGGGTACAAGTCGGGGGCGTTGCTCCTGATAAGCCTCTTGATTCTGCTGTTCTAAGTCGTCTGAAGCAATTCTCTGCGATGAACAAGATCAAGAAGATTGCCATCAGA GTTATTGCCGAGAGCCTATCTGAGGAGGAAATTGCAGGACTAAAGGAAATGTTTAAAATGATCGACGTAGATAATAGTGGACACATCACCCTTGAAGAACTCAAGAAAGGGTTATCAAGAGTTGGAGCCCACCTCAAAGACTCAGAAATAGAGAATCTTATGCAAGCT GCTGATTTCGACAACAGTGGCACGATAGACTATCGGGAGTTTGTGGCAGCAATGTTGCACCTAAACAAGGTGCAGAAAGAGGATCATGTATACGCGGCCTTTTCGTATTTCGACAAAGATGGCAGTGGCTACATCACAAGGGATGAGCTCCAGCAGGTCTGCGAGCAATTCGGAATAGAAGATGTCCACTTGGACGACATCATCCGGGAAGTCGACAAAGACAAC gaTGGGCGCATAGACTACAGCGAGTTCGTGGCGATGATGCAGGACAGCAGTTTTGGGAGCAAGGTAATACAGAGTAGCATAAGCTTGGGATTGAAGGgttcttag